In the Streptomyces cinnamoneus genome, ACAGTCTCTGCCAAGCACCGCCGGGTGCTTCTTCAATGAGCTGGTCGATGCGCCAGATCCCGGCCAGGGACTTGATCTGCTGGGATTTGGGCACGGCGACGACGTAGCCGAGGTCGAGCTGCTCCAGCAGGCGGCGGAAGTGCCAGTCCTGCCCGTAAGCCTCATCGGCGGTAACCCAGGAGGCGGGCAGACCGGCGGTGATGCAGCGGCGGACGATGTCCCGGGCCAGTTCGCCCTTGGTGGCAAATCCTCGCTCATCTGGGATCTTCGCCGCCCGGCAGCGGTCACAGTCGGATGTCCAGGCCTTTGGCAGGTAGAGCTCCCGGTCCACCAGAGCCCGGCCTGAGCTGGTGGCGTAGGCGGCGAACACCCCGATCTGGCAATTGTCGCTCTTTCCCGAGGTCCCCGTGTATTGCCGGCCGACCCCGGCCGATGTGGTGCCCTTCTTGATGAACCCGGTGTCGTCGAGAATCAGCACACCACCGGGGCCAAGAGACTCACCGGCATAAGCCCGGACGTCGTCACGCAGGGCGTCGGCGTCCCAGACGCTGCTGTTCAACAGCCGCTGGAAGCCGTCCGGGGTGCGATGACCGGCCCACTCCGCCAACTGCCACCCGTTCTTACGAGCCGCCTGCCCCAGCAAGCCACGGACGTAGTCTCGCATTCGCCACCGCAGGTCCGCCCGCCCGAACCGGCCCGCCACCCGCGCAAAGACCGACTCCAACTCCACAGCCCAGCAACCGACTTGTACCATCCCCTCCATACCAGGGAAACAACAATCACCAGCTCAGGACACGAATCGCTGCTGGAGTATTAGACGCCATTTCACTTGGTC is a window encoding:
- a CDS encoding IS701 family transposase; its protein translation is MEGMVQVGCWAVELESVFARVAGRFGRADLRWRMRDYVRGLLGQAARKNGWQLAEWAGHRTPDGFQRLLNSSVWDADALRDDVRAYAGESLGPGGVLILDDTGFIKKGTTSAGVGRQYTGTSGKSDNCQIGVFAAYATSSGRALVDRELYLPKAWTSDCDRCRAAKIPDERGFATKGELARDIVRRCITAGLPASWVTADEAYGQDWHFRRLLEQLDLGYVVAVPKSQQIKSLAGIWRIDQLIEEAPGGAWQRLSCGDGAKGPRVYDWAAAKLPTNLIFAPDPPTHHRWVMARRSLSDPGELPYYLAYAPVGIELAELVRIAGSRWAIEECFQAAKNECGLDEYEVRRYIGWYRHITLAMLAHAFLAALAAQAGDAAKGAAETDQPSSLSPWQKSGDSWTLSCPTHEPTATPSPTH